CTCGGCAATGGCAGTTCCTGGCTGCACATAAAACGCTTCAAAGCCATTTTCATCCAGGGAACCTGGTGGAAAAAGAGCGGGGCGACCCTGGCTTTTCATCCGGGCGAGATATGTGCTGGATGCAGCGCCAACGGCTACTCGATGCTTCAGCTTTCGGGATTCATCATGCCAGACAATGCTCTCCCGACATCGTTACGCGCTGACCCCCCACCGGGTGGGGGCTTCGGACCCTACGACGACGTCGAACTCTGGCGTTAGCTGGACTGATTAACTCGGGTGCTCTCGCGGTTGCGAAGTTAACCGCTGCTAACCTTGCCGCGGTTCAAGACACCAATGAGGAGAAGCCGGTTATGGCCGTACAGTTTTTGAGTGAAGAGTGGGCGGCTGCCTACAGCGAAGCCCTTGCATCGCATGACGGGTTTCAAGGTGCCATTGCGAGCGCCAACCTGGGTCTGCAGTTCAATGTGAGTGACGCGCCCTCCGGGCCGGTTGGCTACTACATCTCGATTTCGAACGGGTCGGCCAATGTCGCCCTCGGCGAACTCGAAGCTGCCGACGCCACGATCGCTTCCGATTATGAGACAGCTGCTGGCATTTCCAAAGGTGACATGAACACGCAGACCGCCTTTATGACCGGCAAAATCAAGGTCACCGGCAACCTGGCAGTCCTCATGATGAACCAAAACATCATCAGCCAATGGGGCTCCGCCGGCGAATCCCTCGACGTCGCCTACTAACCCACACAAGTACTGGAACCCTGGGTTCAACCCCGGGTTCCAACACCCACTATCGGGCGCTGGGGCCCTCAGAAGAGACAGAAGCACCCGTGTTTTCAACCCTGGGTTGAACCCAGGGTTCACGCGCCCGAAATCGGGAGCTGGGGCCCACAGTATGGGAGGGTCAGGCTGCCGACCTGGCCGCGAGCGCTTTGACGACCTGTTCGGCCACCTCATCCGGTCGATCTTTTACGTCTTCCATCGTGAACCGGATCACGACCCAACCATTGGTCGCGGCTACCCGGTCACGTTGCCGATCCCTATCGAAGTCGTCGACTCGGGTGTGCCAACGACGCGAATCCCACTCGATTGCCAGACGTCGATCGGGAAAGGCCACATCAAAACGCCAGGTCGGCGCGAAGGCCGGAGAATATTGAGTTTCGGACCCACTGATTCCCGCCATGCTCAAAGCGGCGAGGCCCAGACGTTCAAGAGGAGTGGCGTCCGGATCGGTACCTGCCTGGCGTGACTCTACGA
This window of the Acidimicrobiia bacterium genome carries:
- a CDS encoding SCP2 sterol-binding domain-containing protein, producing MAVQFLSEEWAAAYSEALASHDGFQGAIASANLGLQFNVSDAPSGPVGYYISISNGSANVALGELEAADATIASDYETAAGISKGDMNTQTAFMTGKIKVTGNLAVLMMNQNIISQWGSAGESLDVAY